The Primulina eburnea isolate SZY01 chromosome 13, ASM2296580v1, whole genome shotgun sequence genome includes a region encoding these proteins:
- the LOC140810053 gene encoding uncharacterized protein translates to MLLCHHCGAKKFEFESPTFCCDNGKIRLAATTIPHELFLLFTDAQSQKSEDFRKRIRVYNSIFSFTSFGVKMDTNLASSRRGNYTFRFLGQVFHTLPPLSPREGKPSHFQLYFWDSCNELTNRMGVFDNGDICEDTMKLLIDVMKKNPYAELLQRINDFPSIKDVTLQICKNAGVDQRCYNHPTADQVAAIWVEGNNPDIPYDRDIILHGTDGHKHIIKHYFGCYDPLQYPLLFPNGENGWHQNIPKFKDASIVLQSHHEIVNPTNFSSVESIIETEQRAVRSNNNRMVSCREYYCYKFQIRNQNPSVLLYARRLLQQYAVDMYIKLETTRLDYCRNNQAELRSEYYQGIVDSVNCGETRGSEIGKRIVLPASFIGGPRDMRKRYLDAMALVRRFGKPDLFITMTCNPKWKEITDNLMGSQQPQDRPDLTARVFRSKVQDLKKEIIHKAIFGMVAAYVYVVEFQKRGLPYIHMLIILKKSYKINSADQFDDYVSAELPNKDKNPRLFDLVTQHMMHGPCGYLNRTNSCMIAGQCKSHYPRKFCEKTVQGEDGYAIYRRRNDGRTVDIRRAKLNNQWVVPYNPYLLLRYDCHINVEICSGLTAIKYLYKYIYKGHDKIAVHIASGNEPGTIGEIRNFQDARWVSAQEALWRIFEFDLNEMSPAVINLALHLPKKYCVTFWKNQSLDYVLRQDYNSKTMLTEFFHTCSVSTKAVTLFYTEFPEYYVWDNQSKCWYERKKRKVIGRVNAANPNEGERYYLRLLLNHVRGPTSFDDLLIVNGNNCVTFKESAQKRGLLESDQSTLECLNEAVTFQMPHALRRLFATLLVYCGPVNVRLLWDSYLEAMSEDYQKEFSQNKELIVSKTLQSIKIILESMGKHIGAFDLPQISLDMNQCNIPIFREIEEETSIQISEDDYLAQFKLNSGQHEAFRKILESVNKGNGGLFFVNGPGGTGKTFLYRALLAEVRKNKMIALATATSGVAASILPGGRTAHSRFKIPIDLHEESYCTIAKQSALAELLRRTHLIIWDEAPMAKKTAIEAVDRSLQDITGIDKHLGGKVVVLGGDFMQVLPVLPKATIQETINASLVKSYLFSEMTQLTLSVNMRAKTDPIFCEFLLRIGNGTEATDNEGNVKILDEMLIKFDDDDEEASEKKLIDEIFPELEKNCHSATYITNRAILASKNEYVDHLNEKIIQMFPGESRVFTSFDEAMDDSHNFYPQEFLNSLTPNGMPPHRLVLKINCTVMLLQNLDPSDGLCNGTRMVCRSFENNVIYAKITIGQHTGKQVFIPRIPLSPTENEGYHFQFRRKQFPIRLCFAMTINKAQGQTIPNVGVYLPHPIFSHGQLYVALSRGTSRETTKVLIRPDAIRDTDDTRTKNVVYKEILDRNL, encoded by the exons ATGCTCTTGTGTCATCACTGCGGGgctaaaaaatttgaatttgagaGCCCCACGTTCTGCTGTGATAATGGAAAAATCAGATTAGCAGCCACTACAATTCCACATGAATTATTTTTACTATTTACCGACGCACAATCTCAAAAATCAGAGGATTTTCGCAAAAGAATCAGAGTATATAACAGTATATTTTCATTCACGTCTTTTGGAGTTAAAATGGATACTAATCTTGCTTCTTCGAGACGTGGAAACTACACATTTAGATTTTTAGGACAAGTATTCCATACACTCCCACCTTTAAGTCCTCGTGAAGGAAAACCATCTCATTTCCAACTGTATTTTTGGGATAGCTGCAACGAATTGACTAATAGGATGGGTGTATTCGACAATGGTGATATTTGTGAAGATACTATGAAGCTATTGATCGATGTAATGAAAAAAAATCCATACGCAGAATTATTGCAACGAATAAATGATTTTCCTTCTATTAAAGACGTAACACTTCAAATATGCAAGAATGCTGGAGTAGATCAGCGTTGCTACAACCATCCTACAGCTGATCAAGTTGCTGCTATTTGGGTAGAGGGAAATAATCCTGACATTCCATATGATAGGGACATAATACTTCATGGGACTGATGGACATAAACACATAATAAAGCATTATTTTGGTTGCTATGATCCCCTGCAATATCCACTTCTTTTTCCAAATGGAGAAAATGGATGGCACCAGAACATTCCGAAATTTAAGGATGCAAGTATTGTTCTCCAGTCACATCATGAAATTGTGAATCCAACAAATTTTTCCTCCGTGGAATCTATTATTGAAACGGAACAGAGAG CTGTTAGAAGCAATAACAACAGGATGGTTTCTTGCCGAGAGTACTATtgttacaaatttcagataagaaATCAGAATCCATCCGTTCTTTTATATGCGAGAAGATTGTTGCAACAATATGCAGTTGATATGTACATCAAACTTGAAACAACACGCTTGGATTATTGCAGAAACAATCAAGCTGAATTGAGATCTGAGTATTATCAAGGCATTGTGGATAGTGTCAATTGTGGAGAAACAAGAGGAAGTGAAATTGGAAAGAGAATTGTTCTTCCTGCATCGTTCATTGGAGGTCCAAGAGACATGCGAAAAAGATATTTAGATGCAATGGCATTGGTAAGAAGGTTTGGAAAACCGGATCTCTTTATAACAATGACTTGTAATCCAAAGTGGAAAGAAATTACAGATAACTTAATGGGCAGTCAACAACCTCAAGATCGGCCCGATTTGACAGCTAGAGTTTTTCGATCAAAGGTCCAAGACTTGAAAAAAGAAATAATTCATAAAGCAATATTTGGAATGGTTGCTGCTTATGTTTACGTAGTTGAATTCCAAAAAAGAGGTTTGCCCTATATCCACATGTTGATAATCTTGAAGAAATCATATAAGATAAACAGTGCTGATCAATTCGATGATTATGTTTCGGCTGAATTACCTAACAAAGATAAAAATCCAAGGTTATTTGACCTTGTAACGCAGCATATGATGCATGGACCTTGTGGATATTTGAATAGAACAAACTCTTGCATGATTGCCGGACAATGTAAGAGTCATTATCCACGAAAGTTTTGCGAAAAAACCGTTCAAGGTGAAGATGGCTATGCTATTTACCGAAGAAGAAACGATGGCCGGACAGTAGATATAAGAAGagctaaattaaataatcaatgGGTGGTTCCCTACAATCCTTACCTTCTTTTGAGATATGATTGCCACATAAATGTTGAAATTTGTTCAGGCTTGACtgcaattaaatatctttacaagtATATTTACAAAGGTCATGACAAAATTGCCGTACACATTGCGTCAGGAAATGAACCCGGTACTATAGGTGAAATAAGAAATTTCCAAGATGCAAGATGGGTATCCGCACAAGAAGCATTGTGGAGAATTTTTGAGTTTGACTTAAATGAAATGTCTCCGGCTGTTATTAATTTAGCACTACATTTGCCAAAAAAATATTGTGTGACGTTTTGGAAAAATCAAAGTTTGGATTATGTTTTGCGGCAAGATTACAACTCGAAAACAATGTTAACTGAATTTTTCCATACTTGCTCAGTTAGCACAAAGGCAGTAACATTGTTCTATACAGAGTTTCCTGAATATTATGTTTGGGATAACCAAAGTAAATGCTGGTACGAAAGGAAGAAAAGAAAAGTTATTGGTCGCGTAAATGCAGCAAATCCCAACGAAGGAGAAAGGTACTATTTGAGACTTCTACTAAATCATGTAAGAGGACCCACTTCTTTTGATGATTTGCTAATAGTTAATGGAAATAATTGTGTTACTTTCAAAGAATCAGCACAAAAAAGGGGATTACTTGAATCTGACCAAAGTACTCTTGAATGTTTGAACGAAGCTGTTACCTTCCAAATGCCACATGCTTTGCGGAGATTATTTGCAACACTTTTAGTGTATTGTGGACCAGTTAACGTGAGATTGTTATGGGATTCATACTTAGAAGCAATGTCTGAGGATTACCAAAAAGAGTTTAGTCAAAACAAAGAGTTAATAGTCTCAAAAACACTTCAaagtataaaaataattttggaaAGCATGGGAAAACACATTGGTGCTTTTGATCTCCCACAAATATCTCTCGACATGAATCAATGCAATATACCAATTTTCAGAGAGATAGAAGAAGAAACGTCAATACAAATCTCAGAAGATGATTATTTGGCACAGTTCAAGTTGAATAGTGGCCAACATGAAGCATTTCGAAAAATTCTGGAGTCTGTAAACAAGGGAAATGGTGGCTTGTTTTTTGTTAACGGACCTGGAGGAACTGGAAAGACATTTTTATATAGAGCACTGCTTGCAGAAGtcagaaaaaataaaatgattgcTCTAGCTACAGCAACTTCAGGAGTTGCAGCTTCAATATTACCAGGTGGACGAACGGCTCATTCCCGCTTTAAAATTCCAATTGATTTACATGAGGAGAGTTACTGCACAATAGCAAAACAAAGTGCTCTTGCAGAATTGTTACGGCGCactcatttaattatttgggatgaagCACCAATGGCAAAAAAAACAGCAATCGAAGCAGTAGATCGAAGTCTACAAGACATAACTGGAATTGATAAGCACCTTGGTGGAAAAGTGGTTGTTCTAGGTGGGGATTTTATGCAAGTTTTGCCTGTACTTCCAAAAGCTACAATCCAAGAAACAATCAATGCAAGTTTGGTGAAATCTTATTTATTCTCGGAAATGACCCAACTAACTTTGTCTGTGAATATGAGAGCAAAAACAGATCCCATTTTTTGCGAGTTTTTGCTTCGTATTGGTAATGGAACTGAAGCTACTGATAATGAAGGTAATGTTAAGATTCTTGATGAGATGCTcataaaatttgatgatgatgatgaagaggcTTCAGAGAAAAAATTGATCGATGAAATTTTTCCAGAATTGGAAAAAAATTGTCATTCTGCTACTTATATCACTAATCGGGCAATTCTTGCATCAAAGAATGAGTACGTGGATCACCTAAATGAGAAAATAATTCAGATGTTTCCTGGAGAATCTCGAGTATTTACAAGCTTCGATGAGGCAATGGATGATTCTCATAATTTTTATCCACAAGAATTTCTAAATTCATTAACCCCGAATGGAATGCCTCCTCATCGCTTGGTCCTGAAAATTAATTGCACTGTTATGTTGCTACAAAATCTAGACCCTTCAGATGGTTTGTGCAATGGGACTAGAATGGTTTGCAGATCATTTGAAAACAATGTTATTTATGCAAAAATCACTATTGGTCAACACACTGGCAAACAAGTATTCATTCCTCGAATTCCATTATCTCCTACTGAAAATGAAGGATATCATTTTCAGTTTCGAAGAAAACAGTTCCCAATCAGGCTTTGTTTTGCAATGACAATTAACAAAGCTCAAGGTCAAACAATACCTAATGTTGGAGTATACTTGCCTCATCCTATTTTTTCTCATGGACaattatatgttgcattatccAGAGGCACTTCGAGGGAAACTACAAAAGTATTGATTCGACCGGATGCAATCCGAGACACAGATGACACTCGAACAAAAAATGTTGTCTACAAGGAGATTCTAGACAGAAATTTGTAA